Proteins encoded within one genomic window of Anopheles gambiae chromosome 3, idAnoGambNW_F1_1, whole genome shotgun sequence:
- the LOC5668250 gene encoding serine-rich adhesin for platelets isoform X3, with amino-acid sequence MAADSDGDQQKRTNSSSKRRNAGNEGSRSRGCTNSSSNSSSNSSNSVSEIQSNDSTLKAVVICEGNLHDPDFPARLESLVESLTTLVEEKQPDEGGKEKSDSGKLTVDKVEPWNSVRVTLSIPKEAAVRLRRLAAEGNSALRALGILSVQLEGETVLSLRLAGQQEIVLRTDNSAVDGAVAGNSTGGLGELARVLSQQQQQPQPNSSGVVLQGHSQGVYAQPMIPAQQQQQQQHLLHMQQQHQLQLQQQQLLHGTAAVDGLPGPSTSKVVHPNLPKPLSNGPLPMDTVGASGGGSGIFKSPNTICPMDGKVPAHVPNVVDACEYPFESMTQARVIQRRENTLGLNSSGGAVTVGPSIAPVSGVGIGAVKQPSNGSFVPPVGTGAVPPPPPYQSAVGTGSVVAKENLAAAAPAAVVGTTMPIPVGTASAGNNVAMSSPLLVNLLQNENSQQQAGPSQQQQQQQQQQQQQQQQQLQQQQLQLQQQQQQQLMRSVGQPILKQELLIASGTGGGGMVKSGVIPNIPPSATMLSQQAVGGGSPIVPSDNDTSVHGVVMGGGALKSGSTVNHQVVSVNQQQQQQHLVHHPVIGGASTMGAPMVSARAATVSVVAHQQQQQLTLVNSGSPLRGAAPTTVPGVSGVMLSASSVNRSNNMTAMTAAVTTGAVSSATNSNDSNSNNQSVLNVSPSSLVTPPLSVPSNSNSSSSSNTTSTMNTIKMQRYSLVAGPSTSGGPVAVGIGPAVRAPQQQQQQQQQQQQQQQQQHQQLAIPSGGGGGNVMLAANNRAPVMGPQSSHGHPQGMRPPPSPTAFQLQDQMQMQQPQHSQQQLNRFPVQQQQQQQLPFRQPNPMPLSHQQQQQQGLQSVGYTQRWPTLPMDSATKSGYQEFARFQMQYNLSQQQLNKPTAALGQPQQQQQSHSLDGVSPSVATSPSVGADSLELGNCLVDLPDLAKNDLDSLLPSDLDSAFLDTKLDDLDDLDLMDQQQHHHTLLGPASLQQPADISTVPGTLLGGASVNQAVATGLSGLPMGAPGGGGTTLSDAQLRERRWKAQLLINPLTGELEETQVEEGTEESENGGKAGGRQSSKMGAVRGNDFPPEIPNSLYSDDDTTGSVGGLSSSRLFSDASDSERPSPSTAGSVAMDAGSLAPGSNANMGNAVYGGAPIVPSTSVATGSGIGSNVTSSANVAVPQMVVSTGKPVKHKKERAKPVKAKDKLKSPVAAKDKPKEKTKASLKTVVKQKAKVLSTSVLLVDAAGSGDSPSKNGTELKLRLKLEKPDSIGVRESGLGSRSGGISALPPSLTVASTGSMPAASANASVDRLTVDSDGTALLTSLQLNPASQSQQFIAATSVPSAVTNAMGSISGGSSFVSVPAPLVANAAGNSGNTGSTNSIGTAVQTSSPAGEELRVPPLHISLRGKNSVVIKNSRKDRKKSQSGGEDDSSDGGGVAKRSTFSKRNSIDLNAPISSMVAVTAGPTVSLSPPAYQNHTAGSSKMTVSDVQSSTDQTSEAQLGSQKRAASDAGHSNATATGGSSGSTSSAGHSPNGYVCPEKKRRLSNGGSSISLTASGGTIAASTVSTVSGTSIDNTASSNSSSSGAETASTPTTVTTSVQEINDIYESIVTTSESVPIGSTNVGTVPPTNLLQSATKNSKSSGANNANSNGSNNINNNNININNNGGSYGKTQKNLVKASVDGVAVGAATAPQSQPATVDALPSAAEDCKKGDSAAVTLASSPSSSAEAASVNSGSTTAERNNIITTTIITTTATNTTTTTTSTSSEKSSTVLESHPSGQQHCGEEESPQQNTLNKINTSIVHHDHQHHHHHSDQEHHSKNRPPEQLLVDVPLEDSGKNSKQQDSNTADGAIADVLPLDAPPPTAAEKGTNPSSTSSSPHSPGTANAVCTTAGSASSTGTMATAATVAAGVVLGVNHHLLGHTNVRGSPGSQAQGEDSGIESMDALSEKSPHQLSSHSPQGSHSSSGTGSNVMNSSSSTNSNSSTLEGKQMPSVDSPQCDEKMLEGNGADVVAVRSEKSGSPKDGKELATTPLLDGSMEHYNDIEAALAKMEGLNDLAVAISCSGADAKLNGDHSILLKPGDLLDHNHHETLESMDQTNLRKILDIDVEDDRKQQSIIDPESLLNDVTHLNTNQSSEEKQGIKLTKDDDTKIQNHHQHQQQQQLLSDTTMIKKKSVAEKRDAIGSSKTKTSVKAAGVAGREKHTQQPQQQQQSQQSQQSQQHLSPSESIETEGKLLAKHIVGNNNLPEEEHKMSPVTTNAALDAKVSSDVDGSISATQKSVDECGNNSKNIPSVKSECDSKVIMLVDDKKLLVKSDPDEAIVSSVKKSLRKSSDERQSVTVVATATTPAVCTAAAAADAVAVAPVTAETTTSVTEKLESSSSSSSSPTPTAAQPSATASPVEMKADPKSPDSADPHIDLKPRHEQPPLYSYSSEKARERRTAAAASDGIQSSANGSARSDARSRRNSSVTSLPAEGSETHPSVDSENESPSRAPASKKSPSANSTGMEDDNTTIGGSSTRTSKASEQSGASSKSAADGHSTSEQQQGKEMLTQLSIEIPSNSDSGEHRIRTRASSKLESPLELPPRQSPSAATSVGHDSHGSSAVATTGAGASNATHSGSSAISASKNCSSAGTAGGTAKQNASAVTSNAAGGGSVATAAGATIGNDRQSPKSAANAIRPAAANKRKRQGSESSNQSGVSDDIPTRAKKSRKATTATDPGTAVHSETPKPALRRSADNTLAKGRMSRKAANAAAAAAAAAAAAASTAPPTVTIVADSSDSDEPLIEIAAAAAAAAATGSGDKGAHSAVSSGASESTIPPSSASLPKGTAPTTNQSTSGGGGSGEKEKSLRNHHSKNASGVKQQGGIAPPPSSTASSPELTTSTMTAASSITPTSNATGSNGPTHNANASPGSDSAGGGGGGTQKSATNSIGGVPSTPATVGTSADEKISTRRSVRMTSSTLSTAAMNNKAKAAANALLQQNSTAATTNNIDSNHHGNSTTVNNNAVVNDVAGAGGLSAAAAGHADGASSGGLSSGGANGNHSSKVVNHVNHHHVGTGLKGSGTSGGVEAIETGTATELRRKTRSAAGLEVTVTEGRRRRISRDSK; translated from the exons ATGGCGGCCGATAGTGACGGTGATCAACAGAAACGGACAAACAGTAGTAGCAAGCGTAGAAATGCCGGTAACGAAGGAAGCCGAAGCAGAGGctgcaccaacagcagcagcaacagcagcagcaacagcagcaatagtGTCAGTGAAATTCAAAGCAATGACAGCACTTTAAAGGCGGTTGTCATATGCGAAGGGAACCTGCACGATCCAGACTTTCCGGCACGACTCGAAAGCCTGGTAGAAAGTCTCACAACGCTGGTGGAGGAAAAACAGCCGGACGAGGGTGGAAAGGAAAAGTCCGATTCCGGGAAGCTTACGGTCGATAAG GTGGAACCATGGAACAGTGTGCGAGTTACCCTCTCAATACCGAAGGAAGCGGCGGTACGACTGCGGAGGCTCGCAGCCGAAGGAAACAGTGCACTACGGGCCCTAGGCATTCTGTCGGTGCAGCTGGAAGGAGAGACGGTTCTATCGTTGCGGTTAGCCGGGCAGCAGGAAATTGTTTTGCGGACTG ATAACTCTGCGGTTGATGGAGCGGTTGCAGGAAACAGCACTGGCGGTTTGGGTGAGCTGGCTCGGGTTTTgtcccagcagcaacagcaaccccAGCCAAATTCGTCGGGTGTCGTCTTGCAAGGGCATTCCCAGGGTGTCTACGCTCAGCCAATGATTCcggcgcaacagcagcagcagcaacagcacctgCTACACatgcaacaacagcaccaactacagctgcaacagcaacagctacTGCAcggcactgctgctgttgatggtttGCCCGGTCCCAGTACCTCTAAAGTCGTCCATCCAAACCTTCCGAAGCCTCTTAGCAATGGTCCATTGCCGATGGACACCGTGGGCGCTAGTGGAGGCGGGAGCGGAATATTCAAATCGCCAAACACTATCTGCCCGATGGACGGCAAGGTTCCAGCCCATGTGCCAAATGTGGTCGACGCCTGCGAATATCCGTTCGAAAGCATGACACAAGCAAGGGTAATACAGCGGCGCGAAAATACGCTCGGATTAAACAGCAGCGGTGGGGCGGTAACGGTTGGTCCGTCCATTGCCCCGGTGTCCGGTGTCGGCATAGGAGCAGTGAAACAACCATCGAATGGTTCGTTTGTACCACCGGTAGGCACTGGTGCAgttccaccaccgccgccataTCAATCCGCCGTCGGCACTGGAAGCGTTGTAGCGAAGGAGAACCTggcagctgctgctccggcTGCGGTCGTCGGAACCACGATGCCCATTCCGGTGGGCACGGCAAGCGCGGGCAACAATGTGGCCATGTCCAGTCCATTGCTGGTGAATTTGCTACAAAATGAAAACAGCCAGCAGCAAGCCGGTCcatcccagcagcagcagcaacagcagcagcagcagcaacagcagcagcagcagcaattgcagcagcagcaattgcagctgcagcaacagcaacagcagcagctgatgcGCAGTGTAGGACAGCCGATTTTGAAGCAGGAACTGCTGATTGCCAGTGGTACTGGGGGTGGAGGTATGGTGAAGAGCGGGGTCATTCCAAACATCCCACCGTCGGCGACGATGTTGTCGCAGCAAGCTGTCGGCGGCGGTAGTCCGATAGTGCCGAGTGACAATGATACAAGTGTGCACGGTGTCGTGATGGGAGGTGGAGCTCTCAAGAGTGGTAGCACGGTGAACCATCAAGTAGTGAGTGtaaatcagcagcagcagcaacaacatctaGTGCATCATCCAGTGATTGGCGGGGCATCCACGATGGGCGCACCCATGGTTTCGGCTAGGGCCGCTACAGTTTCGGTCGTTGctcaccagcaacagcagcagctgacgTTAGTGAACAGTGGCAGTCCTTTGCGTGGGGCTGCGCCCACAACAGTGCCAGGTGTGTCTGGCGTAATGCTCAGTGCTAGTAGTGTGAATAGAAGTAACAATATGACTGCGATGACAGCAGCAGTGACCACAGGTGCTGTGTCATCAGCAACCAATAGTAATGACAGTAACAGTAACAATCAGAGTGTGTTGAACGTGTCGCCTTCTTCTCTAGTAACTCCACCATTGTCAGTGCCTTCAAATAGcaacagcagtagtagcagcaacaccacctccaccaTGAACACCATTAAGATGCAAAGATATAGCCTCGTGGCGGGTCCATCGACGAGCGGTGGACCTGTGGCGGTGGGGATTGGCCCGGCCGTGAGAgctccacagcagcagcagcagcagcagcagcagcagcagcagcagcagcagcagcaacatcaacaactCGCGATACCCAGTGGAGGTGGCGGTGGCAATGTTATGCTAGCCGCTAACAATCGAGCACCTGTGATGGGACCACAGTCGTCGCATGGTCATCCTCAGGGAATGCGGCCACCCCCGTCTCCAACAGCGTTCCAGCTGCAGGACCAAATGCAAATGCAGCAGCCACAACATTCCCAGCAGCAACTGAACCGTTTTCcagttcagcagcagcaacagcaacagctacCTTTTCGACAGCCAAATCCAATGCCACTATcgcatcaacagcaacagcaacagggaCTGCAATCAGTCGGTTATACTCAACGGTGGCCAACGCTACCAATGGATTCGGCCACCAAGTCAGGCTACCAGGAGTTTGCACGCTTTCAGATGCAGTACAATCTCAGTCAACAACAATTGAACAAGCCCACAGCGGCGTTGGGAcaaccgcaacaacaacaacaatcccaTTCGCTGGACGGCGTTTCACCAAGCGTTGCCACGTccccaagcgttggtgccgaTTCGCTCGAGCTAGGCAATTGTCTGGTTGATCTGCCCGATCTGGCAAAGAACGACCTGGATTCGTTGCTACCGAGCGATCTGGACAGTGCATTTCTCGACACTAAGCTGGACGATCTAGACGATCTGGATCTGAtggatcagcagcagcatcaccacaCGCTGCTCGGTCCAGCGTCGTTGCAACAGCCGGCTGATATTTCGACTGTCCCGGGTACACTGCTTGGTGGTGCGTCCGTGAATCAGGCGGTGGCTACTGGACTTTCCGGGCTGCCGATGGGCGCTCCCGGCGGTGGTGGAACGACGTTGAGCGATGCGCAACTGCGCGAGCGCCGGTGGAAGGCACAGCTTCTGATCAACCCGCTAACGGGCGAGCTGGAAGAAACGCAAGTGGAAGAGGGTACTGAAGAATCGGAAAACGGTGGCAAAGCAGGTGGAAGGCAGAGCAGCAAGATGGGCGCGGTTCGTGGAAACGATTTCCCCCCCGAGATCCCTAACTCACTCTATTCGGACGACGACACTACGGGCAGCGTTGGTGGGCTTTCCTCGTCGCGGCTATTTTCGGATGCCAGCGATTCGGAACGTCCGTCGCCTTCTACAGCTGGTTCAGTAGCGATGGATGCTGGAAGCTTAGCACCGGGCAGTAACGCCAACATGGGCAATGCTGTGTATGGTGGTGCTCCCATTGTCCCTTCAACATCCGTTGCTACCGGAAGTGGTATTGGTAGCAATGTGACCAGTTCCGCCAATGTCGCTGTACCGCAGATGGTGGTAAGCACAGGCAAACCGGTGAAACATAAAAAGGAACGCGCGAAACCTGTAAAGGCCAAGGACAAGCTGAAGTCTCCGGTAGCAGCCAAGGACAAGCCCAaggaaaaaacgaaagcatCGCTTAAGACGGTTGTCAAGCAAAAGGCGAAAGTTCTATCCACCTCAGTGCTGTTAGTAGACGCAGCTGGGTCAGGTGATTCGCCGAGTAAAAACGGCACGGAACTCAAGTTGCGGCTGAAGCTTGAAAAACCAGATTCCATTGGCGTACGCGAAAGCGGCCTTGGCTCCCGTTCCGGTGGAATAAGTGCTCTACCGCCATCATTAACGGTTGCATCGACCGGAAGTATGCCTGCTGCGTCGGCAAACGCATCGGTGGACAGGTTAACGGTAGACAGCGATGGCACAGCGTTGCTGACGTCGCTACAGTTAAATCCTGCTTCCCAATCTCAGCAATTCATCGCTGCAACGTCGGTCCCCTCGGCAGTCACCAACGCCATGGGGAGTATCAGCGGTGGCAGCAGCTTTGTCTCTGTCCCGGCCCCGCTGGTTGCCAATGCGGCGGGAAACAGCGGAAATACCGGTAGCACAAACAGTATCGGCACTGCTGTGCAGACTTCATCTCCAGCAGGCGAGGAGTTGCGAGTGCCTCCGTTGCACATTAGCTTACGGGGTAAGAATTCCGTGGTGATCAAGAACTCCCGCAAAGATCGTAAGAAAAGCCAGAGCGGTGGCGAAGATGACAGCagtgacggtggtggtgttgcgaAACGATCCACCTTCAGCAAACGTAACTCCATTGACCTCAACGCACCAATCTCGAGCATGGTGGCCGTAACGGCAGGCCCAACAGTATCATTATCCCCACCTGCTTATCAAAACCACACTGCTGGATCGTCCAAAATGACTGTCTCCGATGTGCAATCGAGCACCGACCAGACAAGCGAGGCACAATTAGGCTCGCAGAAGCGAGCCGCATCAGATGCAGGGCATAGCAATGCGACTGCTACTGgaggcagcagcggcagcacatCCTCTGCCGGACACAGTCCGAACGGATACGTCTGTCCGGAGAAGAAGCGAAGACTCAGtaacggtggcagcagcataAGTCTAACCGCGAGTGGTGGTACCATTGCGGCGAGCACTGTATCGACTGTATCCGGCACGAGTATAGACAACaccgccagcagcaacagcagcagcagcggtgcagAAACAGCGTCCACGCCAACAACCGTAACTACCAGTGTGCAGGAAATTAATGACATCTACGAGTCGATCGTTACAACCAGTGAGAGCGTACCGATTGGTTCGACCAACGTCGGCACAGTACCTCCGACAAACTTGCTCCAATCGGCTACAAAAAACTCCAAGAGCTCCGGTGCGAATAATGCTAACAGCAATGGCAGCAACAAcataaacaataacaatatcaATATTAACAATAATGGTGGCAGTTACGGTAAGACTCAAAAAAATCTCGTCAAAGCTTCGGTAGATGGGGTTGCTGTGGGTGCGGCCACTGCGCCTCAGTCGCAACCGGCTACCGTGGATGCCCTTCCGTCGGCTGCGGAAGACTGTAAGAAAGGAGATAGTGCAGCTGTAACGTTAGCTTCATCGCCTTCATCCTCAGCGGAAGCGGCGTCCGTCAATTCAGGCAGCACTACAGCCGAACGCAACAATATcatcactaccaccatcatcaccacaacGGCCACCAatacaaccaccaccacaacatcTACCTCAAGTGAGAAATCCTCCACTGTTTTGGAAAGTCATCCTTCAGGGCAGCAACATTGCGGAGAAGAAGAATCGCCACAGCAAAATACGCTAAATAAAATTAACACCAGCATTGTACATCACGATCAtcagcatcaccatcatcattcgGATCAGGAGCATCATAGTAAAAACCGACCACCGGAGCAGTTGCTGGTAGACGTACCGTTGGAGGACAGTGGAAAGAATAGCAAACAGCAGGACAGCAACACTGCGGATGGTGCCATTGCCGATGTGCTCCCATTGGACGCCCCACCACCGACTGCTGCAGAGAAGGGTACGAATCCGTCGTCTACGTCCAGTTCGCCCCATTCTCCTGGCACGGCAAACGCTGTGTGCACTACCGCTGGTAGTGCCAGCTCGACGGGAACGATGGCAACTGCAGCGACGGTAGCGGCGGGCGTTGTATTGGGTGTAAATCATCATTTGCTTGGCCATACGAATGTCCGGGGCTCACCAGGATCTCAGGCGCAGGGTGAGGATAGTGGCATTGAATCGATGGATGCACTGTCGGAGAAAAGTCCCCATCAGCTGTCATCGCATAGCCCGCAGGGCTCGCATAGCAGCAGTGGCACAGGCAGTAACGTGAtgaacagcagtagcagtacaAACAGTAATAGCAGCACGCTAGAAGGAAAGCAAATGCCTTCCGTTGATAGTCCACAGTGTGATGAAAAAATGCTTGAAGGAAACGGTGCGGATGTTGTTGCCGTGCGGTCAGAGAAAAGCGGTTCACCTAAGGACGGAAAAGAGCTGGCCACTACACCATTGTTGGATGGCAGTATGGAGCACTACAACGATATTGAGGCGGCGTTGGCAAAGATGGAGGGTTTAAATGACCTCGCGGTCGCGATTAGCTGCAGTGGTGCCGATGCGAAGCTAAATGGCGATCATTCTATACTGCTAAAGCCGGGAGATTTGCTCGATCACAATCATCACGAAACTCTGGAGAGCATGGATCAGACGAATCTGAGAAAAATTCTTGACATAGACGTCGAAGATGATAGAAAGCAGCAGAGTATTATTGACCCTGAAAGTCTATTGAACGATGTCACCCACTTGAACACCAATCAGTCATCGGAGGAAAAACAGGGCATTAAGTTGACGAAAGATGACGATACAAAGATACagaaccaccaccagcatcagcaacaacagcagttaCTTTCCGATACTACGATGATTAAGAAAAAATCCGTTGCAGAAAAACGTGATGCCATCGGGAGCAGCAAGACTAAAACATCTGTAAAAGCGGCAGGCGTTGCTGGCAGAGAAAAGCATacacagcagccgcagcagcagcagcaatcacaACAGTCCCAGCAGTCTCAGCAGCACTTGTCTCCATCTGAATCCATCGAAACGGAAGGCAAACTACTCGCTAAGCACATTGTTGGCAACAACAATCTTCCGGAAGAGGAACACAAAATGTCACCGGTCACCACAAATGCAGCTCTCGATGCGAAAGTGTCCAGCGATGTTGACGGAAGCATCtctgcaacacaaaaaagtgtcGATGAATGCGGCAACAATAGTAAAAATATCCCTAGTGTGAAAAGCGAATGTGATAGTAAGGTAATAATGTTAGTGGACGATAAAAAACTCTTAGTTAAGTCTGATCCCGACGAGGCTATCGTTAGTAGTGTAAAGAAGAGTTTAAGAAAATCTTCTGACGAACGGCAGTCAGTTACCGTTGTCGCCACGGCTACCACACCGGCTGtttgtactgctgctgctgctgctgatgctgttgctgttgcgccAGTAACCGCCGAGACCACCACCTCCGTTACTGAGAAGCTTgaatcatcgtcatcatcatcatcatctccgACGCCTACAGCTGCGCAGCCatctgccacggcaagtccggTCGAAATGAAAGCGGATCCAAAAAGTCCTGATTCGGCTGATCCGCACATCGATCTGAAACCGCGTCATGAGCAACCACCGCTGTACAGTTATTCCAGTGAAAAAGCGCGTGAAAGACGTACGGCCGCTGCAGCTAGTGATGGAATTCAGTCTTCAGCTAATGGGAGCGCTCGGAGTGATGCAAGATCTCGTAGAAACTCGTCCGTGACATCGTTACCTGCCGAGGGTAGTGAGACCCATCCATCGGTTGATTCTGAGAACGAGTCGCCTAGTAGAGCACCAGCGAGTAAAAAGTCACCATCGGCAAACAGCACTGGCATGGAAGACGATAATACCACTATTGGAGGGAGTAGCACACGCACCTCGAAAGCAAGCGAACAATCGGGAGCTTCGAGCAAAAGTGCCGCCGATGGTCATTCGACATCCGAACAGCAACAGGGTAAGGAGATGCTAACTCAGCTCTCCATTGAAATCCCATCGAACTCGGATAGTGGAGAACATCGGATTCGGACTCGCGCATCCAGCAAATTGGAGAGTCCGCTGGAGCTTCCACCACGCCAGAGTCCGTCAGCGGCAACCTCAGTGGGACATGATTCGCATGGTTCCTCTGCTGTTGCAACCACTGGAGCAGGAGCCAGCAACGCCACCCACTCAGGGAGCAGTGCAATATCTGCGTCTAAAAATTGTAGCTCAGCAGGAACGGCTGGCGGTACTGCGAAGCAAAACGCTTCTGCTGTCACGTCCAACGCTGCCGGGGGCGGCAGTGTAGCCACAGCAGCCGGTGCCACTATTGGCAATGATCGGCAAAGCCCTAAATCGGCTGCAAATGCGATCCGACCGGCAGCCGCGAACAAACGGAAACGGCAAGGGTCGGAGAGCTCCAACCAGTCCGGAGTTAGCGATGATATTCCGACGCGTGCCAAGAAGTCCCGTAAAGCAACGACAGCTACCGACCCGGGCACGGCCGTCCATTCCGAAACGCCGAAGCCTGCGCTACGAAGATCGGCAGATAATACGCTCGCCAAGGGTCGCATGTCGAGAAAGGCGGCCAATGCggcagccgctgctgctgccgcggcagcagccgccgctAGTACAGCACCACCGACGGTTACTATTGTTGCGGATTCCTCCGACAGCGATGAACCTTTGATCGAAATCGCGG cagccgcagcagccgcagcagcaactgGTTCTGGAGATAAAGGTGCTCATTCCGCCGTTTCGTCCGGTGCCAGTGAAAGCACTATACCACCGTCATCCGCCTCGTTGCCGAAGGGGACTGCACCCACAACGAACCAGTCGACAAGTgggggtggtggtagtggcgaGAAAGAAAAATCACTTCGCAACCATCACAGTAAGAATGCGTCCGGTGTCAAGCAGCAGGGTGGAATTGCGCCACCGCCGTCTTCCACAGCATCGTCTCCTGAGTTGACCACGAGCACCATGACAGCTGCATCTTCCATCACACCCACCTCGAATGCCACTGGTAGCAATGGACCCACGCACAACGCCAATGCGAGTCCCGGCAGTGATAgtgctggcggtggtggtggtggtacgcaAAAATCCGCCACAAACAGCATTGGTGGTGTACCCTCAACTCCTGCAACGGTGGGTACTTCTGCGGATGAGAAAATCAGTACACGACGCAGCGTACGCATGACGTCATCGACGCTTTCCACGGCGGCGATGAACAATAAGGCAAAGGCTGCGGCGAATGCTTTGCTTCAGCAGAATTCCACCGCTGCTACAACCAACAACATCGACAGTAACCATCACGGGAATAGTACCACTGTCAATAATAATGCCGTGGTGAACGATGTTGCTGGAGCTGGCGGTTTATCAGCTGCCGCGGCCGGTCATGCGGACGGAGCCTCATCGGGTGGATTGAGTTCGGGCGGAGCCAATGGCAATCATAGCAGCAAAGTGGTAAATCATGTGAACCATCATCACGTGGGAACCGGTTTGAAGGGGTCCGGAACTTCGGGTGGGGTAGAGGCCATCGAAACCGGGACTGCGACAGAGCTGCGCCGTAAAACGAGAAGTGCAG CTGGACTCGAAGTCACCGTGACTGAGGGACGTCGAAGAAGGATCTCCCGAGATAGCAAGTGA